Proteins encoded within one genomic window of Sebastes fasciatus isolate fSebFas1 chromosome 18, fSebFas1.pri, whole genome shotgun sequence:
- the LOC141756702 gene encoding protein CEBPZOS-like: protein MPPKPLEPLAKRLMKGVIAVELLGVFGAYGLFHMMNTSQDFRNTMNRRFPSVLEVYYQSNEWAGVQGIRERDHEAWSAKQD from the exons ATGCCTCCCAAACCTCTGGAGCCTCTGGCCAAGAGACTCATGAAGGGAGTGATCGCTGTGGAGCTGCTGGGCGTCTTTGGGGCGTACGGTCTCTTTCACATGATGAACACCAGTCAAG ATTTCAGAAACACGATGAACAGACGGTTTCCATCAGTTCTAGAAG TTTACTACCAGTCCAACGAGTGGGCGGGGGTCCAAGGCATCCGAGAGAGAGACCATGAAGCCTGGTCGGCCAAACAGGATTGA